The nucleotide window GTCAACTGCAGTAGGAGTGGCTTTGATGGTCTAGGCTTGAGGTGGTCATTGAATGGACCAAAGAGCATGATTGAGGATGGACTACAAGTGGCACTGATGCTCTTGGAGTGGGGATGTCGTTGACTAGACCAAAGAACACGATGTAGGATGGAGTACAAGTGGGACTGAGGCTCTTGGATGAAAGTGGACATCAAGTCAACCAAAGATCAGGATTGAGGATGGGCTACAATGTTGCGCTGATACCCTTCTTCGACTGAGGTGTCATCGAGTAGACCAAAGAACAGGATGTAGGATGGACTATGAGTGGAACTGACACTCTTGCTTGGGTGGTACACCAAGGAACAGGAGCAACGAGGAAGGGAGGAAGATGTCAATGCTCTTGGATTGGGTTGGTCAATGACTAGACCAAAGAAAACAGGATCGAGTATGATTGGCATTGATGCTCTTGAAAGTATGAGGTCAATAAGAGGAAAGAACAGGATGATGGATGAGTTGCACTAACGGTCTTTGGGGTTAGGGAGAAGTCACCAAGTAGACAAAGAGGAGGCTGCAGTACTGACCAACGGTGTTACCGAGAGCCAAATTGTCGCTGTGGGGGCAGTGATGTGGAAACATCCAGGCGCGTACAGTGCACTTTGGTGAGGTGTGCTGCCCCAGTTGTCGACTTTTGTATGCTAAACAGCCAGCACttgggttttgtttttaaaaaacacaaatgaaattcAAGAGGCATGTCTTTGACAGCCCTGAGCTGAAGATGCATCCTGGAGAAGAgcaccctcccctcccctgttGATAGACAAAGCACTTTGTTTCAGACTTATAGGGTTGCAGTCCAGATTGCCTGGTTGCCATTGGTTCGTTTGTCAACTTTTGTCTTCCGGCAGCAGCAGGTCATGGGGGTCACATGATGCAGCACTTGTTCTTGTGATTGTGAGGGTCCTTGAAGCGCAGTCTCTGCTTGGGCCGGTATTTCTCCAGGTAGGTCAGCTGCTTGCTGTTGATTGCACCCCTGCGCTTCCTGCAAGCGGGAGAAATGTTCAGTTCACTTGTAAAAGATCAGGGAAGGGGAATAGATATTGCCTTCAGCTGACGTTCTACAAAGATCCAGATTCATAGTAATGAAATAGTCTTGTCACCTTAGGGTAATTGTAAGGTGAAGCTGAAGACCCAACAGAAAGTGAAAGCCATCGTTGAGTGAACGTACACTTACTGTCTAATAAACTGTATGGCATCTTCATACTTCATCCCACTTTCAATGAGCGCCAAGGCCACCAGGACCGGCGCTCTGCAGGAATCGACAGTAAAAACAGCAGTCAAAGCCAGTTTCTACTCTACATTAATCCTCCGCAACATCCACCACCGGGACACAAATACAGCTCTACCTGAACTGCAGACAACGAATATGGTGAAAGCTACTGTACGTTAACCAGgctacatttccaaaaaaagaagtCATACCTTTACTTCCGCAGCGATCGATTAATTCTCGGTTCTCACTAACCTGCTTGATTTAGTGGTAACTGTCCAAAGGGACCGAGGTTTGTACACAACGCCACAGCGACTGACGTGGTTATGCAGCTGGCCAATTTTGAGCTGCaccaattcagggcaagtaccttgtttcagggtactacagcagaaggtgggactcAAGCCTCATCCCCCCTTAAAAAGCATTGGCTGTAGCTGGCAACAACGTGAACATCACATCCTCTCCAGCCAAACTGGGACGTGCTTATTGCTGACGGATCACGGATTAGAGCAGCGCTCCTTGTACCATGTGCACATCTGCCTGGCTTGCTTCTTCACACAGCGGTTCCCTTTTCAAAGCTGGAGCGTCTACGTTAAAAGCTCGAGACCGACTTTCACGGTCgaggaaggggggtgggggggggggggtgcgagtGTTACCCATTTAGTTCCTGAAAGCATCTTCAATGACATTTTAGCGGCTTCACAGCTCACAACAAGTCCGCGGAGGGCTGATTGATGAGGTCTTCGCAAAAGCCTTTCAGCTCAATCAATACTACATTAACACCAAACCAAGAgtgaggaacaaaaaaaagaaaaaaaaagaaagaaggtcCAAGAAATTTGTAAAGTCCTAGCTCGTTTCGATACCTAATAAGGAATGAGAAAACGCTGCTGTCGTGATCTCTGAGCCGTTACACTGTTTGGTTTGGATGCTTTTCCTAAAAGGAAAGGGATAACCAAAacactaccaaaaaaaaaaaacgaaacaaaaaaaaagcagcgctTCGAAATGAAGAAAGATGGGCATCGTGAACCTGTCAAAAACGACGTGACACAGAGTGCGCCTTCCGGAGAGTCCTTTCCAGTCGGTCTGGGCTCCGGGCTCCTCGCGCAGCCATTTTTAAATGGCTCCGAAGAGAGGGCTACCCGATGCCACAGAATGGTTCCCATCTGAgtaatatcaaaataaataagtgaaattaaGGCAGCCTTGGAAGCCTGACAAGAACAGCGGAGAGGTCCCCGGGGAGGGGTGAACGTGCGTCAGAGATTGGGCTTTACCAGCCTGAGGAAGGGAGTGCTTTTGGCAAGGCTGGGATGGGATGGGGACAGGGAGGGCCCTCGGATGTGCCGAAGCCCAGCTGGCCCAGAACGATTAGAACCGACGGCACCGCGCAAATGGGTAATGAATCGCACCCCCCCTCTCCCCGATTACCATTCAACGGAGGGTCTCCCTTTCCagaaataaacgtaaataaaaTCAGCGGACGCACAATTAAAAGACCTTTACGTCCCCTGAGCCGACAGGCCTTTTAGAGGAGCAATTAAAACCAGAGCTCACAAGAcctttcctgctgttttcttttacaCCCCCTTTAAAAGTGCGCGCACCCTTTATGCTCCGAATGGCGATCGAGGGAAAACTGGCAAATGCCTTCTTTCGTTGCCACCCGATACTGGCTTAACTCGGCAGGAGAGCAAAGCGAAAGCGAGCGCAACCACGCGCTCACCTGCCCAGGCCTGCCACGCAGTGCACCGCCACACAGCAGCCGGGGTCCTCGCAGAACTTGCTCTTCAGCAGATCCAGCCAGTCCTCCACAATCTtggtgggagggggggcgcCGTCGTCAAAGGGCCAGTCCTGGAGAGGGGAGACACGGGAAAAGAAATGCAGTCGACGACGGGACGAGAGGGTCCGTGATGCTTTAACGCAGAGGTCCCGCCGCCACGATGGACCCAGGAAAGATGCGCCCGGAGCCGAGATTCAGCCCGGACGCGCGGCAAAACGCAGTCGCTTAAGGCATCGGAAACACGAGCACACGTCACAACGAGGGCT belongs to Scleropages formosus chromosome 18, fSclFor1.1, whole genome shotgun sequence and includes:
- the ptp4a3b gene encoding protein tyrosine phosphatase type IVA 3, which produces MARMNRPAPVEVCYKNMRFLITHNPTNATLSTFIEDLKKYGATTVVRVCEVTYDKTPLEKDGITVMDWPFDDGAPPPTKIVEDWLDLLKSKFCEDPGCCVAVHCVAGLGRAPVLVALALIESGMKYEDAIQFIRQKRRGAINSKQLTYLEKYRPKQRLRFKDPHNHKNKCCIM